A single window of Melospiza georgiana isolate bMelGeo1 chromosome 19, bMelGeo1.pri, whole genome shotgun sequence DNA harbors:
- the MLXIPL gene encoding carbohydrate-responsive element-binding protein, producing MAGTQVGLPGPFLEPPVGPCPVSDSDSDSEDAAVCGTGPSAATQNYSQVIHSGHFMVSCPHSDSLPRRRHHRAEPELADPRSIDPTLTRLFECMSLEYSGKLVSPKWKNFKGLRLLCWDKIRLNNVIWRAWYIQYVERRKNPVCGFITPLEGMEADEHRKPEAVVLEGNYWKRRIEVVMREYHKWRIYYKKRLRKSTREGGISSPKRDEDVWRPTEKWCNQLFCNVVPMLLGDEEEERASRQHFDLDTFLSDISDTLFTMTQMPSTHQALPEDAYVGNADMIQPDLAPLQPSLDDMDISGPFMPVTVSLLGSAEIFTSHRPPPSQTQPGYQDPSCFSPMAEPLFSSGGSLMGARGLPASPEAPLLAGTLLQPRGASQLSLHSAFLGSELPLAPLPPEPPDVAPSSLSPQLRHKPTLQYDFPGKCLSLEPPAPPYVPPIPSPRAPLLSLEPPFSPTSASRSKFPYSSSPDPSLATHPASPLSSPCFAPYVPGLGHATGMGPQGYSSPAVSQLLPPALLGNPRFTPAKGPPQGEGGRPKVKSSGTKARRLPGHPLSHLPEPNPCPNQLLTTAKQDLALDIPCPVGAGLMPMTPVSEQQSTVSKVPATFLSRMSQMSPGLAPGSSPSQVLLHTVGTQLGPLQGTKAEQLSPTSACGSDWPKPSQASPGLTARQGTSISLHQPMSRPGRPESTKLESRRITHISAEQKRRFNIKLGFTTLHSLVSTLSAQPSIKVSKATTLQKTAEYICKLQQERAALQDEAQRLREQIEELNGSINLCQEQLPATGVPITRQRFDHMRRMFDEYVRSSTLQNWKFWIFSIIIRPLFESFNGMVSTASMESLTQTSLAWLDQHCSLPALRPTVLSSLRQLSISTSILSDPARVPEQAAQAVAALGRPGGAGTPSI from the exons atggcaggaactCAGGTGGGACTGCCAGGACCTTTCCTGGAGCCTCCGGTTGGGCCTTGCCCCGTCTCCGACTCTGACTCTGACTCAGAGGATGcagctgtgtgtggcacaggACCCAGTGCTGCGACACAGAACTACTCCCAGGTCATCCACAGCGGCCACTTCATGGTGTCGTGCCCGCACAGCGACTCACTGCCCCGGCGACGGCACCACCGTGCTGAGCCCGAGCTGGCTGATCCCCGGAGCATTGACCCGACCCTCACCCGGCTCTTTGAGTGCATGAGCCTGGAGTACAG TGGGAAGCTAGTATCTCCGAAGTGGAAGAATTTCAAGGGACTGCGTCTGCTTTGCTGGGATAAAATTCGACTCAACAATGTGATCTGGAGAGCATGGTACATCCAAT ATGTGGAACGGAGGAAAAACCCTGTGTGCGGCTTCATCACCCCTCTGGAGGGCATGGAGGCTGATGAGCACCGAAAACCAGAG GCTGTTGTGCTGGAGGGCAACTACTGGAAACGCCGCATTGAGGTGGTGATGAGGGAGTACCACAAATGGAGGATCTACTATAAGAAGCGG CTCCGAAAATCCACACGGGAGGGAGGGATCTCCAGTCCAAAGAGG GACGAGGATGTCTGGAGGCCTACAGAGAAATGGTGCAACCAGCTCTTCTGCAATGTAGTGCCCATGCTGCTtggggatgaggaggaagagcGTGCGAGTAGGCAGCATTTCGATTTGGACACCTTCCTCTCAGACATATCTGACACCCTCTTCACCATGACACAGATGCCCAGCACCCACCAGGCACTCCCTGAAGATG CGTATGTTGGGAATGCTGACATGATACAGCCGGATTTGgcacccctgcagcccagcctggatgACATGGACATATCAG GTCCATTTATGCCAGTCACTGTGTCTCTGCTTGGCTCTGCAGAAATCTTCACCAGCCACCGGCCACCCCCATCTCAGACACAACCGGGCTACCAGGATCCATCCTGCTTCTCGCCCATGGCTGAGCCCCTGTTCAGCAGTGGAGGGTCCCTGATGGGTGCTCGGGGTCTGCCTGCGAGCCCCGAGGCCCCGCTCCTAGCTGGCACCCTCCTCCAG CCCCGTGGtgcctcccagctcagcctccacAGCGCCTTCctgggctctgagctgccccTGGCCCCCCTGCCCCCCGAACCCCCCGACGTGGcacccagcagcctcagcccccAGCTCCGACACAAGCCCACACTGCAGTACGACTTTCCTGGCAAGTGCCTCAGCCTGGAGCCACCAGCACCCCCCTATGTcccccccatcccatccccccGGGCACCACTGCTGAGCCTGGAACCCCCCTTCTCCCCCACCTCGGCCTCCCGCTCTAAGTTCCCCTACAGCAGTTCACCTGACCCCTCGCTTGCCACTCACCCTGCCTCCCCTCTCTCGAGCCCTTGCTTTGCTCCCTACGTCCCAGGACTGGGCCATGCCACAGGCATGGGGCCCCAGGGGTACTCCAGTcctgctgtctcccagctcctgccccctgccctgctgggcaaCCCTAGGTTTACTCCCGCCAAGGGGCCACCCCAGGGTGAGGGTGGGCGGCCCAAAGTGAAGTCCAGTGGCACCAAGGCAAGGAGGCTGCCAGGACaccccctgtcccacctgccTGAGCCCAACCCCTGCCCGAACCAGCTCCTGACCACAG CCAAGCAGGACCTGGCGCTGGATATCCCTTGCCCAGTAGGTGCAGGACTCATGCCCATGACCCCTGTCTCTGAG cagcagagcactgtCTCCAAAGTCCCTGCCACCTTCCTCTCCAGAATGTCCCAGATGAGCCCAGGACTGgctcctggctccagcccttctCAAGTGTTGCTGCACACAGTAGGCACACAGCTGGGCCCCCTGCAAGGCAccaaggcagagcagctgtcCCCCACCTCAGCTTGTG GCAGTGACTGGCCCAAGCCCAGCCAGGCTTCCCCAGGACTCACTGCAAGGCAGGGCACTAGCATCTCCCTGCACCAGCCCATGTCCCGTCCGGGAAGGCCTGAGTCCACCAAG ctggagagccGCCGCATCACACACATCTCCGCTGAGCAGAAGAGACGCTTCAACATCAAGCTTGGCTTCACCACACTGCACAGCTTGGTGAGCACACTGAGTGCTCAGCCCAGCATCAAG GTCAGCAAGGCCACCACCCTGCAGAAGACAGCCGAGTATATCTgcaagctgcagcaggagcgggcagctctgcaggatgaGGCACAGCGTCTGCGGGAGCAGATCGAGGAGCTCAATGGCTCCATCAA cctgtgccaggagcagctgccggCCACAGGGGTGCCCATCACACGGCAGCGCTTTGACCACATGCGCAGAATGTTTGACGAGTATGTTCGCTCCTCCACATTGCAGAACTGGAAGTTCTGGATT TTCAGTATCATCATCCGGCCCCTCTTCGAGTCTTTCAATGGCATGGTGTCCACAGCCAGCATGGAGAGCCTCACCCAAACATCCCTCGCTTGGCTGGACCAgcactgctccctcccagcGCTTCGGCCAA CCGTCTTGAGCTCCCTGCGGCAGCTGAGCATCTCCACCTCCATCCTCAGCGATCCGGCCCGTGTCCCCGAGCAGGCGGCGCAGGCAGTGGCGGCGCTGGGACGCCCTGGCGGCGCTGGGACGCCCTCCATCTGA